The Geothermobacter ehrlichii genome has a segment encoding these proteins:
- a CDS encoding DUF2061 domain-containing protein, producing MESTRRSLAKAISWRLIATTITGTLAFALTGELAFAAQIGLADTALKIFIYVAHERLWNRIPFGREKQPEYYI from the coding sequence ATGGAATCGACGCGACGCAGCCTGGCCAAGGCCATCTCCTGGCGCCTCATCGCCACCACGATCACCGGTACGCTGGCCTTCGCCCTGACCGGCGAACTGGCCTTCGCCGCCCAGATCGGCCTGGCGGACACCGCCCTGAAAATCTTCATCTACGTCGCCCACGAAAGACTCTGGAACCGAATTCCCTTCGGACGCGAAAAGCAGCCGGAATACTACATCTAA